In one window of Methanomassiliicoccales archaeon DNA:
- a CDS encoding 30S ribosomal protein S13, which yields MTDDNGTETEDFKYIVRLANTDIDGEKGIEIALQGVKGVGKRVAEIIVKKAGVPRLKKIGTLDDSVIDSLEQLILNYGEIAPIWALNRQHDYETGDDMHIIGIDLDMILKDDVNRLKMIRSYRGIRHEAGHKVRGQRTRSNGRTGLTLGVSRRRR from the coding sequence TTGACTGATGATAATGGAACCGAAACGGAAGACTTCAAGTACATAGTCCGTCTGGCGAACACAGACATCGATGGTGAGAAGGGCATAGAGATCGCCCTCCAGGGCGTCAAGGGAGTAGGGAAGAGGGTAGCCGAGATCATTGTCAAGAAGGCCGGCGTACCCAGACTGAAGAAGATCGGTACCCTAGACGATTCTGTCATTGATAGTCTGGAACAGCTCATCCTGAACTACGGGGAGATCGCTCCCATATGGGCTCTCAACCGCCAACACGACTACGAGACTGGAGACGACATGCACATTATTGGTATTGATCTCGATATGATCCTAAAGGATGATGTCAACAGACTCAAGATGATCAGGAGCTATCGTGGAATCAGACACGAGGCCGGCCATAAGGTTCGCGGACAGCGCACCAGGTCCAACGGCAGGACTGGACTCACGCTTGGCGTGAGCAGGAGAAGGCGTTAG
- a CDS encoding 30S ribosomal protein S11, producing MTKWGIAHLYASYNNIIITLTDITGAETITKCSGGMVVKAAKDESSPYAAMRAAERVADIAKEKGINSIHVKVRAPGGNKSSSPGPGAQAAIRALARAGLRIGRIEDVTPIPHDGTKKKGGRRGRRV from the coding sequence ATGACTAAGTGGGGAATCGCACACTTGTACGCGAGCTACAATAATATCATCATAACGCTTACAGACATCACCGGGGCCGAGACAATAACCAAGTGCTCTGGTGGAATGGTGGTCAAGGCAGCCAAGGATGAATCTTCACCCTATGCTGCTATGAGAGCGGCAGAGAGAGTGGCCGATATCGCCAAGGAGAAAGGCATTAATAGCATCCATGTCAAGGTACGTGCTCCCGGTGGCAACAAGTCTTCTTCCCCTGGCCCAGGAGCTCAGGCAGCGATCCGCGCCCTGGCCCGTGCTGGCCTCAGGATCGGCAGGATCGAGGATGTCACACCCATACCACATGATGGAACCAAGAAGAAAGGCGGTCGAAGGGGAAGGAGAGTATAG
- a CDS encoding acetolactate synthase large subunit, with translation MIGMRGADLVVRCLEAEGVDRIFGIPGEENLDLVDALIDSDIEFIVTKHEEGASLMAEISGRLTHRPGVCLSTLGPGATNLVTGVADAYLSHIPMIALTGQLRRERCIPPQKQYLDLVKLFEPVSKQSISLRDPVRITEEMRRAFDIAVSEKPGPVHIELPEDVMKEEIEGEPVPSFKKMSVSADGAELDALCDLIMNCKQPLIMAGYGVVRQKAERELRMFAEEWNIPVAMTWMGTGAIPFDNPLSLHTVGLRTHDFMRRAFQHADLVILIGYDMLEFQPVFWNIGTEKRTAHVGPLPVEPAQGFYPDLQVVGDLKLTLSSLSSHATRRKNWTIDLRKELHSRMDELPPDEGLVKPQLAVRKIRDSLDREDIAICDVGAHLLWMMKLYPVYKENTLIVSNGLIPMGLAVPGAIAAKLVHPERKVVAVCGDGGFMMTSCELETAVRQDTPFVAVVFNDSGYGLIATRQRNTYGREYGVRFGNPDLVKYAESFGAIGCRASSAQDLGELLNICLDEAVPCVIDVPVDYSENAKLTK, from the coding sequence GTGATTGGCATGAGGGGCGCAGATCTAGTGGTGAGATGCTTGGAAGCCGAAGGCGTTGATCGCATATTCGGCATACCTGGAGAGGAGAATCTTGATCTTGTGGATGCCCTCATAGACTCCGATATCGAGTTCATCGTCACCAAGCACGAGGAAGGGGCCTCCCTGATGGCTGAAATCTCGGGAAGGCTTACCCATAGACCAGGAGTCTGCCTTTCCACTCTGGGACCGGGAGCGACAAACCTGGTCACGGGGGTGGCGGACGCATATCTCTCCCATATCCCAATGATCGCCCTCACGGGACAATTGAGAAGGGAGAGATGCATACCTCCCCAGAAGCAGTACCTTGATCTGGTGAAACTTTTCGAACCGGTGAGCAAACAGAGCATTAGCCTAAGGGATCCGGTCAGAATCACGGAAGAGATGAGGAGAGCCTTCGACATCGCCGTCTCGGAAAAACCTGGTCCAGTCCACATCGAGCTACCAGAGGATGTGATGAAAGAGGAGATTGAGGGAGAGCCAGTTCCATCTTTCAAAAAGATGAGCGTGTCTGCGGACGGGGCGGAGCTCGATGCTCTCTGCGATCTCATCATGAACTGCAAGCAGCCTCTGATCATGGCCGGGTATGGCGTGGTGCGTCAGAAAGCGGAAAGGGAGCTAAGGATGTTCGCGGAGGAGTGGAATATCCCGGTGGCCATGACCTGGATGGGGACGGGCGCGATCCCTTTTGATAATCCACTTTCGCTTCACACGGTAGGTTTGAGGACGCATGACTTCATGAGAAGGGCGTTCCAGCACGCTGACCTAGTCATTCTGATAGGATACGACATGCTCGAGTTCCAACCTGTTTTCTGGAATATCGGGACGGAGAAAAGGACAGCCCACGTGGGACCCCTGCCCGTTGAACCAGCTCAGGGATTCTACCCGGACCTTCAGGTTGTAGGAGACCTCAAGCTAACTCTTTCCTCGCTATCTAGCCATGCGACCAGACGAAAGAACTGGACCATTGATCTGCGAAAGGAACTGCACTCCAGAATGGACGAACTGCCCCCGGACGAGGGTCTCGTCAAACCGCAGCTAGCCGTTCGCAAGATAAGGGACTCTCTAGACAGAGAGGATATCGCCATCTGTGATGTTGGGGCACATCTGCTCTGGATGATGAAGCTCTATCCCGTATACAAGGAGAACACCCTGATAGTCTCAAATGGCCTGATACCCATGGGACTGGCAGTGCCCGGGGCAATAGCAGCAAAGCTGGTTCATCCCGAGAGAAAGGTTGTGGCGGTCTGCGGTGACGGCGGGTTCATGATGACCTCCTGCGAACTGGAGACCGCGGTGAGGCAGGACACTCCCTTTGTCGCGGTCGTTTTCAACGACTCTGGATATGGTCTCATAGCCACCAGGCAGAGGAATACCTATGGCAGGGAGTATGGGGTAAGGTTCGGCAATCCAGACCTGGTGAAGTACGCGGAATCATTCGGTGCCATCGGATGCAGGGCCTCATCGGCCCAGGACCTAGGGGAGCTTCTGAACATCTGTCTGGATGAGGCCGTTCCGTGCGTGATCGATGTACCTGTGGACTATTCTGAGAACGCCAAGCTCACCAAATGA
- a CDS encoding 30S ribosomal protein S4, whose protein sequence is MGDPKFPRRTYDTPSHPWEGERIKEEQELVRKYGLKNKRELWKAQSILRNFRRQSRELQARLRYGETQAEIEKEKLLKRCGSMGILPMEGINLDDVLVLNPEAILNRRLQTLVCSKGLASTNSQARQLIVHGHINVDDRRVTIPGYLVKRGEEAKIEYSARSPYADDLHPIRVQQAEADSRRVAPSEESEEGARKRGPRDKDSRGGGRGKGAPRPRTQRGSRQ, encoded by the coding sequence ATGGGAGATCCAAAATTTCCTCGAAGAACCTACGATACCCCTTCCCACCCTTGGGAAGGCGAGCGTATCAAGGAGGAACAGGAACTCGTCCGCAAGTATGGCCTTAAGAACAAGAGGGAACTGTGGAAAGCCCAGTCCATTCTGAGGAACTTCCGAAGGCAGTCCCGTGAACTTCAGGCACGCCTCAGGTATGGAGAGACTCAGGCCGAAATAGAGAAGGAAAAGCTGCTCAAGCGTTGCGGCAGCATGGGCATCCTTCCCATGGAAGGTATCAACCTCGACGATGTGCTCGTGCTTAATCCCGAGGCCATCCTCAACAGGAGGCTCCAGACCCTGGTTTGCAGCAAAGGCCTTGCCAGTACCAACAGCCAGGCCAGACAGCTCATCGTTCATGGTCATATCAATGTCGATGATAGGAGAGTGACCATCCCGGGCTACTTGGTCAAGAGAGGTGAGGAGGCCAAGATAGAGTACAGTGCCCGATCACCATACGCCGATGACCTTCACCCTATCAGAGTCCAACAGGCTGAGGCAGACTCCCGACGTGTAGCTCCCAGTGAAGAGTCCGAGGAAGGGGCCAGAAAGAGAGGTCCCAGGGACAAAGACAGTAGAGGTGGGGGCAGGGGAAAAGGAGCCCCCAGACCCAGAACCCAGAGGGGGAGTAGGCAATGA
- the nifB gene encoding nitrogenase cofactor biosynthesis protein NifB, with protein MSAEAKTDLKDKIETHPCYCEDAHKKFARMHIPIAPRCNIQCNYCDRKYDCMNESRPGVTSEVLTPEEAVAKIRNVKEKIPNLSVIGIAGPGDPLANDETFKALEMVHDEFPDLTLCLSTNGLNLPKYVDRLWELNVQFLTVTMNAVDPEIGKEIYDFVIWEGETLRGREAAERLIKNQLEGIERAVDLGMCVKVNTVFIPEINGKHIPELAKKVKELGAYISNIIPLIPVPGTRFENMRPPTPKERRELQALCEVDIRQMRHCKMCRSDAIGLLGRDRSKEFAVIPCGQCEPEPATEMRKIEKKESYKVAVASSEGENVDMHFGHARTFYTFDVESGAILPRGTINVETYDEIPMFGEAHATKLEKAADALTVFDIVIAVKIGPRAVEELRKHGILAYATKGNINEAVKKATDLLHEGKIEEFE; from the coding sequence ATGAGTGCCGAAGCGAAAACGGATCTCAAGGACAAGATTGAGACGCATCCATGCTATTGCGAGGATGCTCACAAGAAGTTCGCCAGAATGCACATTCCTATCGCCCCAAGATGCAACATCCAGTGCAACTACTGCGATCGAAAGTATGATTGCATGAACGAGTCGAGACCGGGGGTCACAAGCGAGGTTCTCACCCCTGAGGAAGCGGTCGCCAAGATAAGGAATGTGAAGGAGAAGATTCCCAACCTGAGCGTCATTGGAATAGCGGGTCCAGGTGATCCGCTGGCCAACGACGAGACCTTCAAGGCGCTGGAAATGGTCCACGATGAGTTTCCCGACCTCACTCTTTGCCTGAGCACCAACGGGCTGAACCTTCCAAAGTACGTGGACAGATTGTGGGAACTAAACGTTCAATTCCTGACCGTGACCATGAACGCCGTCGATCCTGAGATCGGGAAGGAAATCTACGACTTCGTGATCTGGGAAGGTGAGACCCTGAGAGGGAGGGAGGCGGCCGAGCGCCTTATCAAGAATCAACTTGAGGGCATCGAGAGGGCGGTGGATCTTGGCATGTGCGTCAAGGTGAACACGGTATTCATCCCCGAGATCAACGGGAAGCACATCCCAGAGCTGGCGAAGAAGGTCAAGGAGCTGGGAGCGTACATATCCAACATCATTCCTCTGATCCCAGTCCCGGGTACCAGGTTCGAGAACATGAGGCCTCCAACGCCCAAAGAGCGAAGGGAGCTCCAGGCACTCTGCGAGGTGGACATCAGGCAGATGAGGCACTGCAAGATGTGCCGCTCCGATGCGATAGGTCTCCTTGGCAGAGACAGATCAAAGGAATTCGCAGTCATTCCCTGCGGGCAGTGCGAACCCGAACCCGCCACGGAAATGCGCAAAATTGAGAAGAAGGAGTCCTACAAGGTAGCAGTTGCCTCCTCCGAAGGAGAGAATGTCGACATGCACTTCGGCCACGCGAGGACATTCTACACCTTCGATGTGGAGAGCGGAGCCATTCTGCCCAGGGGCACGATAAACGTGGAGACCTACGATGAGATCCCAATGTTCGGCGAGGCCCATGCCACCAAGCTGGAAAAGGCCGCTGACGCCCTTACCGTGTTCGATATAGTCATCGCTGTCAAGATCGGTCCCCGAGCTGTGGAAGAGCTTAGGAAACATGGAATTCTAGCCTACGCCACCAAGGGGAACATCAACGAGGCGGTGAAGAAGGCGACAGACCTTTTACATGAGGGAAAGATAGAAGAGTTCGAGTGA
- a CDS encoding DNA-directed RNA polymerase subunit D, translating to MDIKVLELMENRIKFLLSDATADTANALRRTLISDVPKMAIETVEFHLGPISDDEGYEYESVTPLFDEMIAHRLGLIPIPTDLSLYTFKDECVCGGEGCPNCSIMYSLNKKGPCDVFSGDLEPLGNKELRVKDELIPIVKLGEGQAILIYASTELGTANKHAKWQVTSGVGYKYYPTVIIDEKKCDQGGSCVRACPHNVFEKAEDRVVVMDPEACDLCKACIEVCESSAVSVSWDDTRFIFEFETDSSLNAADVLEKALEILESSYESFREKVSDL from the coding sequence ATGGACATCAAGGTTCTTGAACTCATGGAGAACAGGATCAAGTTCCTGCTCTCAGACGCTACGGCCGACACCGCGAATGCTCTGAGGCGAACCCTCATTTCCGACGTTCCCAAGATGGCAATCGAGACTGTAGAGTTCCACTTGGGCCCTATTAGCGACGATGAAGGCTACGAATACGAGAGCGTGACTCCTTTGTTCGACGAGATGATCGCTCACCGCCTGGGTCTCATTCCGATACCCACCGATCTGAGCCTTTACACCTTCAAGGATGAGTGTGTTTGTGGAGGAGAGGGTTGCCCCAACTGCTCCATTATGTACTCCTTGAACAAGAAGGGACCTTGCGATGTATTCTCTGGAGACCTGGAGCCGCTGGGAAACAAGGAGTTGAGGGTGAAGGATGAACTCATCCCCATCGTGAAGCTTGGCGAGGGTCAGGCGATCCTGATATACGCATCAACTGAGCTTGGCACCGCCAATAAACATGCCAAGTGGCAGGTGACCAGCGGTGTCGGTTACAAGTACTACCCAACGGTGATCATCGACGAGAAAAAGTGTGATCAGGGAGGCTCCTGCGTACGGGCTTGCCCCCACAATGTCTTTGAGAAGGCAGAAGATAGGGTCGTGGTCATGGACCCCGAGGCATGCGATCTTTGCAAAGCATGCATCGAGGTGTGCGAGAGCTCAGCCGTTTCCGTTTCTTGGGACGACACCCGATTCATCTTCGAGTTCGAGACTGACTCTTCCTTAAACGCCGCTGACGTGCTTGAAAAAGCTCTTGAGATACTCGAGTCGAGCTACGAGTCCTTCAGGGAAAAGGTTTCTGATCTTTAG
- a CDS encoding DUF763 domain-containing protein — protein sequence MPRVGAADLPLHGGNAPRWLFTRMVDLASAISEVMILEYGTREYLRRLSDPFWFQGFSCVLGFDWHSSGTTTVTCGALKEALKGSENIAIVGGKGKASKTAIQGIEDWSDSKGISVDIEKRMVRSSRMSAKVDNAAVQDGHHLYHHSFLFDEKGNWATIQQGMSDLTGFARRYHWFSGDLKEFVEEPHSAILGSREEDVLDMTSRISRDSRKISVDLINDGPEHLKHDVVSIEKGQTTLYQWSGQKEIRLNMPRGINWNAMRKAYEFSPTNYEEMLEIPGVGPSTVRALALIGELVYGKEPSWKDPVKYSFAVGGKDGVPFPVDRESMDQSTEILREGIESAKIGSKDRIMAIKRLREFVPPDIEMG from the coding sequence ATGCCCAGGGTTGGTGCTGCCGACCTTCCCCTTCACGGCGGGAACGCGCCAAGATGGCTGTTCACGAGGATGGTTGATCTAGCATCCGCCATATCTGAGGTGATGATCCTGGAGTACGGTACCAGGGAGTACCTGCGTCGCCTTTCGGATCCCTTCTGGTTCCAGGGCTTTTCCTGCGTGCTCGGGTTCGATTGGCACTCATCCGGTACCACCACTGTCACCTGCGGCGCGCTTAAAGAGGCCCTCAAGGGAAGCGAGAATATCGCGATCGTCGGGGGTAAGGGAAAAGCCTCTAAGACCGCCATCCAGGGCATCGAGGACTGGTCCGATTCCAAGGGAATCTCCGTGGACATCGAGAAAAGGATGGTCCGATCATCGAGAATGAGCGCAAAGGTTGACAACGCCGCCGTGCAGGATGGTCATCATCTCTATCACCATAGCTTCCTTTTCGACGAGAAAGGTAACTGGGCGACCATCCAGCAGGGAATGTCCGATCTTACCGGATTCGCACGAAGATATCACTGGTTCTCCGGCGATCTGAAGGAGTTCGTGGAAGAGCCTCATTCCGCAATACTCGGCTCGAGAGAGGAGGATGTCCTGGACATGACCTCGAGAATCAGCCGGGATTCGAGAAAGATATCCGTTGACCTGATCAACGACGGTCCAGAGCATTTGAAGCACGACGTGGTCTCAATCGAAAAAGGGCAGACCACGCTGTATCAGTGGAGCGGTCAAAAGGAGATCAGGCTTAACATGCCCAGGGGCATCAACTGGAATGCGATGAGGAAGGCATACGAGTTCTCTCCAACGAATTACGAGGAGATGTTGGAGATTCCGGGGGTCGGTCCTTCCACAGTTCGAGCGCTCGCGCTCATCGGAGAGCTCGTGTACGGAAAGGAACCATCATGGAAGGATCCAGTGAAGTACTCCTTCGCGGTTGGAGGAAAGGACGGCGTTCCGTTTCCCGTGGATCGAGAATCAATGGATCAATCCACTGAAATACTGAGAGAAGGAATAGAATCGGCCAAGATTGGTTCGAAGGATAGGATCATGGCCATCAAGAGGCTGAGAGAGTTCGTTCCTCCCGATATTGAAATGGGGTAG
- a CDS encoding alanine--tRNA ligase, whose translation MNPSEFDLTFFKDGSFIRRQCPKCGRFFWTLGDWETCGEPPCEEYTFIGNSPMRKSLDLHQTRETFLSFFEEHGHGRVARYPIVARWRDDVFFTQASIYDFQPWVINGVVDPPANPLVISQTCVRFNDIDNVGKTGRHLTFFEMLAHHAFNKEGHEVYFKDRTVELCHELFTDRMGADPKRMRYIEAWWEGGGNSGPCLEVILDGVELATLVFMQYRDTPEGRVPLSMKVVDTGYGLERISWVSQGSSSAYEAVFGEVLDFLKGQVDVDQDERVLVEYSKVAGMTNAKTASDVRMIREETAKRMSISYDDLMTIVRPLEEMYVICDHTRALAFLLNDGVVPSNVREGYFARLLVRRALRSMRTLDLDRQLSEIVGRQVDFFVEHFPELDENREDILKLVDVEEDRYRETLSRGKQLVSKITRGMKKGEKIRGEKLIELYDSHGLNPEIVQEFTSVEVEVPDDFYIQVAERHEAPEEQVNGSMKMFADLPDTEQIYYSDPTLHEFEAEVIFITDGGVILDRTAFYPEGGGQEWDLGTLAGRRVTKVIKVGNSILHYLDGDLPQIGDRVLGIIDVERRRQLMRHHTAAHIINGVARRMLGNHVWQAGAHKSVEEARLDITHYENLDNEQREAMEMEANRIVLDDHPIMVEFMPRDAAERRYGHRLYQGGAVPGKVIRVVDIPGIDAEACGGIHCKRTSLVGPIRIKRTRRIQDGVVRIEYSAGYAAIDEMRMDRNVVEDISDLMNFPREKLVKGAKTLLGDNKNLRKTVEKMLSERTEIIAEMLLERSAPIGEVRLVTYLDEEGADIAAISKKLSSEKGLIVVAMQMGTGKVLVSRSLDLDLDSRLVLREINKLVGGGGGGKPDFAQGGGADPGSMQEAMAKIEEIIRDMMKS comes from the coding sequence ATGAACCCATCCGAGTTCGACCTCACCTTCTTCAAGGACGGAAGCTTCATCAGAAGGCAGTGTCCCAAGTGCGGCAGGTTCTTCTGGACTTTGGGAGATTGGGAGACCTGTGGGGAGCCGCCCTGCGAGGAATACACCTTCATCGGTAACTCTCCCATGCGCAAGAGCCTTGACCTCCACCAGACCAGAGAGACTTTCCTGAGCTTCTTCGAGGAGCACGGTCACGGAAGGGTGGCGAGGTACCCCATTGTGGCTCGATGGAGAGACGATGTCTTCTTCACTCAGGCCTCGATATACGACTTTCAGCCATGGGTCATCAACGGTGTGGTCGATCCACCGGCGAATCCGCTTGTCATATCCCAGACCTGCGTGAGGTTCAATGACATAGACAACGTGGGAAAGACGGGCAGGCACTTGACATTCTTCGAGATGCTGGCTCACCACGCGTTCAACAAGGAAGGGCATGAGGTGTACTTCAAGGACCGCACGGTCGAGCTGTGTCACGAGCTCTTCACCGATAGGATGGGCGCGGACCCAAAAAGGATGCGCTACATCGAGGCCTGGTGGGAAGGTGGGGGCAACTCCGGTCCGTGCTTGGAGGTCATACTGGACGGCGTCGAGCTCGCAACCCTCGTTTTCATGCAGTACAGGGACACCCCGGAAGGAAGGGTCCCGTTGAGCATGAAGGTGGTTGACACTGGCTACGGTCTTGAACGCATCTCGTGGGTATCACAGGGTTCCTCCTCCGCGTACGAGGCGGTCTTCGGAGAGGTGCTCGACTTCCTGAAGGGACAGGTGGATGTCGATCAGGACGAGAGGGTCCTGGTGGAGTACAGCAAGGTCGCGGGAATGACGAACGCTAAGACCGCGTCCGACGTGAGGATGATAAGGGAGGAGACGGCCAAGCGCATGAGCATCTCGTATGATGACCTCATGACCATCGTCCGGCCCCTGGAGGAGATGTATGTGATATGCGATCACACCAGGGCATTGGCGTTCCTCCTGAACGATGGTGTGGTACCTTCCAACGTGCGGGAGGGGTACTTCGCCCGGTTGCTTGTGCGCAGGGCTCTGAGGTCGATGCGTACCCTGGACTTGGATAGACAGCTCTCTGAGATAGTAGGCAGGCAGGTGGACTTCTTCGTCGAACACTTTCCAGAACTGGACGAGAATCGTGAGGATATCCTCAAATTGGTGGACGTGGAGGAGGACCGCTACCGGGAGACCCTCTCTCGCGGGAAGCAACTGGTCTCAAAGATCACCAGAGGAATGAAGAAAGGCGAGAAGATCAGGGGAGAGAAGCTGATCGAGCTCTATGACTCTCATGGCCTGAACCCAGAGATCGTGCAGGAATTCACCTCGGTCGAGGTGGAGGTTCCCGATGACTTCTACATCCAGGTAGCGGAAAGACATGAGGCTCCGGAGGAGCAGGTCAACGGGTCGATGAAGATGTTTGCCGACTTGCCCGATACTGAGCAGATATACTATTCCGACCCGACCCTTCACGAGTTCGAGGCTGAGGTGATCTTCATCACCGACGGAGGCGTGATCCTGGACCGGACGGCCTTCTACCCAGAAGGCGGTGGACAGGAGTGGGATCTCGGCACCCTGGCAGGAAGGAGGGTCACCAAGGTGATCAAGGTCGGCAACTCCATACTGCACTATCTCGATGGCGATCTGCCTCAAATTGGCGATAGAGTGCTGGGAATCATCGATGTGGAGAGGAGAAGACAGCTGATGAGGCACCACACCGCTGCCCATATAATCAACGGTGTGGCTAGGAGAATGCTTGGTAACCATGTCTGGCAGGCTGGCGCCCACAAGTCAGTCGAGGAGGCAAGGCTAGACATAACCCACTACGAGAACCTGGACAATGAGCAGAGGGAAGCCATGGAAATGGAGGCCAACCGAATCGTGCTGGATGATCATCCAATCATGGTTGAGTTCATGCCCCGCGATGCTGCCGAACGCAGGTACGGGCACAGATTGTACCAGGGGGGAGCCGTTCCAGGGAAGGTCATAAGGGTGGTTGATATCCCCGGGATAGACGCTGAGGCATGCGGAGGCATCCACTGCAAGCGCACAAGCCTAGTAGGCCCGATCAGGATCAAGAGGACCAGACGCATCCAGGACGGGGTCGTCAGGATCGAGTACTCAGCAGGCTACGCAGCCATCGATGAAATGAGAATGGACAGGAATGTAGTGGAGGACATCTCAGATCTGATGAACTTCCCTCGAGAGAAGCTCGTTAAGGGTGCCAAAACCCTATTGGGAGATAATAAGAATCTGAGAAAGACCGTGGAGAAGATGCTCTCCGAGAGGACTGAAATCATTGCGGAAATGCTTCTTGAGAGATCGGCGCCCATCGGAGAAGTAAGGCTAGTGACCTATCTCGACGAGGAGGGGGCGGACATCGCCGCCATCTCCAAGAAGTTGTCCTCGGAGAAAGGACTGATCGTGGTGGCCATGCAGATGGGCACGGGCAAGGTGCTGGTATCAAGAAGTCTAGACCTTGACTTGGATTCCAGACTGGTACTCCGGGAGATCAACAAGCTTGTCGGCGGGGGAGGCGGCGGCAAGCCAGACTTCGCCCAGGGAGGCGGTGCGGATCCGGGGAGTATGCAAGAGGCGATGGCAAAGATAGAGGAGATCATCAGGGACATGATGAAGAGCTAG
- a CDS encoding DUF61 family protein: protein MEVEYTIHRGAHKMVDQLSIEKLIQSMNRHVPAKRSSLEQLLEQEEPTYSGKDGTEYSLKKEELDKIASLLEERERRKLKLPIYISTDTAYPGGAWKIRGRIEVKVVSNLIKREPENDDEMRLFFPHVSDLRKILPTATTVLYMP, encoded by the coding sequence ATGGAAGTAGAATATACCATACATCGAGGTGCACATAAGATGGTCGACCAGCTGTCCATCGAGAAGCTCATCCAGTCTATGAACAGGCACGTTCCCGCAAAGAGATCATCGCTTGAGCAGCTACTGGAACAGGAGGAGCCCACTTATAGTGGAAAGGATGGCACCGAGTACAGCTTGAAAAAAGAAGAGCTCGATAAGATCGCATCTCTGCTTGAAGAGAGGGAGAGGCGCAAGCTCAAGCTTCCTATCTACATATCAACTGACACCGCATACCCTGGAGGTGCATGGAAGATCCGGGGCAGGATAGAGGTTAAGGTGGTTTCCAACCTCATCAAGAGGGAGCCCGAGAATGACGATGAGATGCGCTTGTTTTTCCCTCATGTCAGCGACCTGAGGAAGATCCTTCCGACCGCGACCACCGTGCTGTACATGCCATAG